Proteins found in one Paraburkholderia caballeronis genomic segment:
- a CDS encoding squalene/phytoene synthase family protein, with the protein MNFDDYCLQKAAPPGSSTYYALRQASADRQPLIAALFALRREFEETAKETHDPTVGRTKLAWWQKELAAFAEGSPSHPVTRALAQRLTDPRAEYPALQTLLAGFEMDLDQARYLDFANLQRYIGGVGGAFAALLARVSTRGPDDTARWSVPLGNALMLAQLVQEIGNDARHGRIYVPIDELQRYDVTAADLINRRYSDAFTELMQFQTNRAREALTAALAAIPAPERRAQRTLRAQAALSLALLDEVERERFQVLHQQIALTPIRKLWIAWRAARRA; encoded by the coding sequence GTGAACTTCGACGACTACTGCCTGCAAAAGGCAGCCCCGCCCGGATCGAGCACCTACTACGCGCTGCGCCAGGCGAGCGCGGACCGTCAGCCGTTGATCGCCGCGCTGTTCGCGTTGCGGCGCGAATTCGAAGAGACCGCGAAAGAAACGCACGATCCAACGGTCGGCCGCACCAAGCTCGCATGGTGGCAAAAGGAACTCGCCGCGTTCGCGGAAGGCTCGCCGTCGCATCCCGTCACTCGTGCGCTCGCGCAGCGGCTAACCGACCCGCGCGCCGAATATCCGGCGTTGCAGACGCTGCTCGCCGGCTTCGAGATGGACCTCGACCAGGCGCGTTACCTCGACTTCGCGAATCTGCAGCGCTACATCGGCGGCGTCGGCGGCGCGTTCGCCGCGCTGCTCGCGCGTGTCAGCACCCGCGGGCCGGACGACACCGCGCGCTGGTCGGTGCCGCTCGGCAACGCGCTGATGCTCGCGCAACTCGTGCAGGAGATCGGCAACGATGCGCGTCACGGCCGCATCTACGTGCCGATCGACGAATTGCAGCGTTACGACGTAACCGCCGCCGACCTGATCAACCGCCGCTACAGCGACGCGTTCACCGAGTTGATGCAGTTCCAGACGAATCGCGCACGCGAGGCGCTAACCGCGGCGCTCGCCGCGATCCCGGCCCCGGAGCGACGGGCGCAACGCACGTTGCGCGCACAGGCTGCGTTGTCGCTTGCGCTGCTCGACGAGGTCGAGCGCGAGCGTTTCCAGGTGCTGCATCAACAGATCGCGCTGACGCCGATCCGCAAACTGTGGATCGCATGGCGCGCGGCGCGACGCGCATAG
- a CDS encoding glycerate kinase, with protein MPNPSPASSAAPVVVIAPDSFKGSLNAEQVADAIAAGIRRARADAQIRICPMADGGEGTLDAMLSGGGRRRSLTVRGAAGPTLDAATGLLDDGSAIIETAEIVGITDSVGMAVPVTARSTRGMGEAIRALLDDGVRRFYVALGGSSTNDGGAGLLAGLGMQLYDAQDAPLEPTPESLARVARVDVSALDARLAQASFVAMSDVDNPLTGEHGATAVFGPQKGVSADQVAAIDAALARFADLLEAALQRRERDQPGAGAAGGLGFALRMLGASFEPGAEVVARQIGLDEALRGADWLITGEGRSDVQTLHGKAPFIACRHATAAGVPATLLSGAVDPAALPRLAEHFSGCFSPAPGPITLDVAIRDAAVLLANEAEQLTRLKFGPR; from the coding sequence ATGCCCAACCCGTCGCCCGCCTCTTCCGCCGCGCCCGTCGTCGTGATCGCCCCGGATTCGTTCAAAGGCTCGCTGAACGCCGAGCAGGTGGCCGATGCGATCGCCGCCGGCATCCGCCGCGCGCGCGCCGACGCGCAGATCCGCATCTGCCCGATGGCCGACGGCGGCGAAGGCACGCTCGACGCGATGCTGTCCGGCGGCGGCCGACGCCGCTCGCTGACGGTGCGCGGCGCGGCCGGCCCGACGCTCGACGCGGCGACCGGCCTGCTCGACGACGGCAGCGCGATCATCGAGACCGCCGAGATCGTCGGCATCACAGACTCCGTGGGGATGGCCGTGCCGGTGACCGCGCGCAGCACGCGCGGCATGGGCGAAGCGATCCGCGCGCTGCTGGACGACGGCGTGCGGCGCTTCTACGTCGCGCTCGGCGGCAGCAGCACCAACGATGGCGGCGCGGGTCTGCTCGCGGGCCTTGGGATGCAGCTTTACGACGCGCAGGACGCACCGCTCGAACCGACGCCCGAATCGCTCGCGCGCGTCGCCCGGGTCGATGTCTCCGCACTCGATGCGAGGCTCGCGCAGGCGTCGTTCGTTGCGATGTCCGACGTCGACAACCCGCTCACCGGCGAGCACGGCGCGACCGCCGTGTTCGGTCCGCAGAAAGGCGTGAGCGCGGATCAGGTCGCCGCCATCGACGCGGCGCTCGCACGTTTCGCAGACCTGCTCGAAGCGGCATTGCAGCGCCGCGAGCGCGACCAGCCCGGTGCGGGCGCGGCCGGCGGCCTCGGCTTCGCGCTGCGGATGCTGGGCGCGAGCTTCGAGCCGGGCGCCGAAGTGGTCGCGCGGCAGATCGGCCTCGACGAAGCGCTTCGGGGTGCCGACTGGCTGATCACCGGCGAGGGCCGCTCGGACGTGCAGACGCTGCACGGCAAGGCGCCGTTCATTGCGTGCCGCCATGCGACAGCGGCCGGCGTGCCGGCCACGCTGCTATCCGGCGCGGTCGATCCGGCCGCGCTGCCGAGGCTTGCGGAACACTTCAGCGGCTGCTTCTCGCCGGCTCCCGGCCCGATCACGCTCGACGTCGCGATCCGCGACGCGGCCGTGCTGCTCGCCAACGAAGCAGAGCAACTGACGCGCCTGAAATTCGGTCCGCGCTGA
- a CDS encoding DUF1501 domain-containing protein, whose product MKRREFLTAAAAAGSSWWLPGAVRAQPPLAATPAANAPRAAGYDNLLILVELKGGNDGLNTVVPFFDPLYYRYRPNLAVRREEAIGLDERTALHPALAPLLPLWREQQLAIVQGVSYAQPNLSHFRSIEIWDTASRADQYLRDGWLTRAFAQNPVPAGFAADGVVLGSAEMGPLANGAKAIALVNPAQFARAARLVTPVALRERNPALAHILDVEHDIVRAAARLRPRPGQYALKTTFPPGAFGASIKTAMEVLATGDTAQGAPIAGQGVAAIRLTLSGFDTHQNQPGGHAALLKQLAAGMIAMRDALVELGRWDRTLIVTYAEFGRRVRENQSLGTDHGTAAAHFVAGGRVRGGLYGDAPQLARLDGNGNLPVGIDFRQIYATVLGPWWGLDSQAVLQQRFEPLPLLRV is encoded by the coding sequence ATGAAGCGACGCGAATTTCTGACGGCCGCGGCGGCGGCGGGCTCGTCATGGTGGTTGCCCGGCGCGGTCCGCGCGCAGCCGCCGCTTGCCGCGACGCCGGCCGCGAACGCGCCGCGCGCGGCCGGCTACGACAACCTGCTGATCCTCGTCGAACTGAAGGGCGGCAACGACGGGTTGAATACGGTCGTGCCTTTTTTCGATCCGCTGTACTACCGCTATCGTCCGAATCTCGCGGTGCGCCGCGAAGAGGCGATCGGACTCGACGAGCGCACCGCGCTGCATCCGGCGCTCGCGCCGCTGCTGCCGCTGTGGCGCGAGCAGCAACTGGCGATCGTCCAGGGCGTCAGTTATGCGCAGCCGAACCTGTCGCATTTCCGGTCGATCGAGATCTGGGATACCGCGTCGCGCGCCGATCAATATCTGCGCGATGGCTGGCTCACCCGCGCGTTCGCGCAGAACCCGGTGCCGGCCGGTTTCGCGGCCGACGGCGTCGTGCTCGGCAGCGCGGAGATGGGGCCGCTCGCGAACGGCGCGAAAGCGATCGCACTCGTGAATCCCGCGCAGTTCGCGCGCGCGGCGCGGCTCGTCACGCCGGTCGCGCTGCGCGAGCGCAATCCGGCGCTCGCGCACATCCTCGACGTCGAGCACGACATCGTGCGCGCGGCGGCGCGCCTGCGGCCGAGGCCCGGCCAATACGCGCTGAAGACGACGTTTCCGCCGGGCGCGTTCGGCGCGTCGATCAAGACCGCGATGGAGGTGCTCGCAACGGGCGACACCGCGCAAGGCGCGCCGATCGCGGGGCAGGGCGTCGCCGCGATCCGTCTCACGTTGAGCGGCTTCGATACGCACCAGAATCAGCCCGGCGGTCATGCGGCGTTGCTGAAGCAACTGGCGGCGGGAATGATCGCGATGCGCGACGCGCTCGTCGAACTCGGCCGCTGGGACCGCACGCTGATCGTCACGTACGCGGAATTCGGCCGGCGCGTGCGCGAGAACCAGAGTCTCGGCACCGATCACGGGACGGCGGCCGCGCACTTCGTCGCCGGGGGCCGCGTGCGCGGCGGCTTGTATGGCGATGCGCCGCAACTCGCGCGGCTCGACGGCAACGGCAATCTGCCCGTTGGCATCGATTTCAGGCAGATCTACGCGACCGTGCTCGGGCCGTGGTGGGGACTGGATTCGCAGGCGGTGCTGCAACAGCGCTTCGAGCCGCTGCCGCTGCTGCGCGTCTGA
- a CDS encoding DUF1800 domain-containing protein — protein sequence MAIAVLAAALFASIAVAATPARGSHRSGPARVVSDAPPLDADDVRYLLIRTGFAPDAQELAPYLGLTREQAVTRLLDTTRTDALTPLPAWASESPPDRAERSAWTPDQRREAQQQRRRRYDELRAWWIREMLVTPSPLTERMTLFWHNHFTSGEDKVGDPQLMAAQNALLRRDALGSFATLLHDVAKDPAMLLYLDGTGNRKGKPNENFARESMELFTLGEGRYSQQDVTEAARACTGWSVDPDTWRFVSKPGLHDDGDKVVLGQRGAFDCDQMLDVLLAQPQTARFIVMKLWGEFVSGAPDDAQIDAIATRFRTSGYDIRVALRALLLSPTFWDERNRGVLVSSPVEFVVGTLRRFDVVYGGTEPFAGTAAQLGERLFAPPGVKGWPGGDTWINSATLLARKQFVERLFRATEAGSPSAAPGMRRAAAAVSAGAMPRGLRFDLDAWLAPYRLTADAQPDLSAQLQMQRAVLPLEPADAIVIGASAGAYLEALLMDPVYQLK from the coding sequence ATGGCGATCGCCGTGCTGGCCGCGGCGCTGTTCGCGAGCATCGCGGTGGCTGCCACGCCGGCGCGAGGTTCGCATCGCAGCGGCCCGGCGCGCGTCGTGAGCGATGCACCGCCGCTCGACGCCGACGACGTGCGTTATCTGCTTATCCGCACCGGTTTTGCGCCCGACGCGCAGGAGCTTGCGCCCTACCTCGGCTTGACCCGCGAGCAGGCCGTGACGCGATTGCTCGACACGACCCGCACCGACGCGCTCACACCGTTGCCCGCATGGGCGTCGGAATCGCCGCCGGACCGGGCGGAGCGCAGCGCCTGGACGCCGGACCAGCGCCGCGAGGCGCAGCAGCAGAGGCGTCGCCGTTATGACGAACTGCGGGCGTGGTGGATTCGCGAGATGCTGGTGACGCCGTCGCCGTTGACCGAGCGGATGACGCTCTTCTGGCACAACCATTTCACGTCGGGCGAGGATAAGGTCGGCGATCCGCAACTGATGGCCGCGCAGAACGCGCTGCTCCGACGCGATGCGCTCGGCAGCTTCGCGACGCTGTTGCACGACGTCGCGAAAGACCCGGCGATGCTGCTTTATCTCGACGGCACGGGCAACCGCAAGGGCAAGCCGAACGAGAACTTCGCGCGCGAGTCGATGGAGCTGTTCACGCTCGGCGAGGGCCGCTACTCGCAGCAGGACGTGACCGAGGCGGCTCGCGCATGCACCGGCTGGAGCGTCGATCCGGATACGTGGCGCTTCGTGTCGAAACCCGGTCTGCATGACGATGGCGACAAGGTCGTCCTCGGTCAGCGCGGCGCGTTCGACTGCGATCAGATGCTCGACGTGCTGCTCGCGCAACCGCAGACGGCGCGTTTCATCGTGATGAAGCTGTGGGGCGAGTTCGTGTCCGGCGCGCCGGACGACGCGCAGATCGACGCGATCGCGACGCGCTTTCGCACGAGCGGCTACGACATTCGCGTCGCGCTGCGCGCGCTGCTGCTGTCGCCCACTTTCTGGGACGAGCGCAATCGCGGCGTGCTCGTCAGTTCGCCGGTCGAGTTCGTCGTCGGCACGCTGAGGCGCTTCGACGTCGTGTACGGCGGCACCGAACCGTTTGCGGGGACCGCCGCGCAACTCGGTGAACGGCTCTTCGCGCCGCCGGGCGTGAAGGGTTGGCCCGGCGGCGACACGTGGATCAACAGCGCGACGCTGCTCGCGCGCAAGCAGTTCGTCGAACGGCTGTTTCGCGCGACCGAGGCGGGTAGTCCGTCCGCCGCGCCGGGCATGCGGCGTGCCGCTGCCGCTGTGTCGGCCGGGGCGATGCCGCGCGGTCTGCGCTTCGATCTCGATGCGTGGCTTGCGCCGTATCGATTGACCGCGGATGCGCAGCCCGACCTGTCCGCACAATTGCAGATGCAACGGGCAGTATTGCCGCTTGAACCGGCCGATGCGATCGTGATCGGCGCGAGCGCCGGCGCGTATCTCGAAGCCCTGTTGATGGACCCGGTGTACCAGTTGAAATGA
- a CDS encoding MarR family winged helix-turn-helix transcriptional regulator — MKAPRRAGLEQFLTYRLHILNKLSERGSGERYQAKLGITLPEARLIAAVGAFGPFSVMELARHANLDKSQASRAADALMRRGLMRRDASEEDGRLVLVSLTPEGRALYRRVMPIARKWNVDFFACLDERERNTLHQALDKLIEHAISMQDR; from the coding sequence ATGAAGGCACCTAGAAGGGCCGGGCTGGAGCAATTCTTGACCTACCGTCTGCACATATTGAACAAGCTGTCCGAACGAGGCAGTGGCGAACGTTATCAGGCCAAGCTCGGCATCACGTTGCCCGAAGCGCGTCTGATCGCGGCCGTCGGCGCGTTCGGACCGTTCTCGGTGATGGAGCTTGCCCGTCACGCGAATCTCGACAAGAGCCAGGCAAGCCGCGCCGCCGACGCATTGATGCGCCGTGGCTTGATGCGCCGCGACGCGAGCGAGGAAGATGGCCGCCTCGTGCTCGTATCGCTGACGCCGGAAGGCCGTGCGCTGTACCGGCGCGTGATGCCGATCGCTCGCAAGTGGAACGTCGATTTCTTCGCGTGCCTCGACGAGCGCGAGCGCAACACGCTGCATCAGGCGCTCGACAAGCTGATCGAGCATGCGATCTCAATGCAGGATCGCTGA